The window GCCTCCTCCAGGGGGCGGACCTCCACCCCGTGGGCCAGGAGGGCCTTTAGGGCCAAAAGGGCGTCTCCCTTCTGCCCCTCCTCCGCATACACCCGCACCCTCACCCCCTCCAGGAGGAGGTGGCGGGCCAGGACGAGCCCGTCCCCGCCGTTGTTCCCTTTGCCCGCAAGGACCACCGCGGGGGCCTCGCCGAAGAGGGCCCGGTAGACCCGGGCCGCCTTCATCCCCGCCCACTCCATGAGGAGGAGGGTGGGGTAGCCCCGCTCGGCCGCCCGTTCGTCTGCCCGGCGCATGGCCTCGGGGGTGAAGAGCCGCATGGTTCTACAATAGCCCCATGGGGCTGGAAGAGGCGAGAAGGCGCCTGAGGGAGGCCAAGCGGGTGGCGGTCCTCACGGGGGCGGGGATCTCCAAGCCCTCGGGGATCCCCACCTTCCGGGACGCGGAGGGGCTTTGGAAGGCCTTCAACCCCCTGGACTACGCCACCCCCGAGGCCTACGCCCGGGACCCCAAGAAGGTCTGGGCGTGGTACGCCTGGCGCATCGCCAAGGTGCGGGAGGCGGAGCCCAACCCCGCCCACTACGCCTTGGCCCGCCTCGAGGCCGACCTCCTGGCCCGGGGCGGGGACTTTCTCTTGGTAACCCAGAACGTGGACGGGCTCCACGCCCGCGCGGGGAGCAAGAGGCTGGTGGAGCTCCACGGGAACATCCTCCGGGCCCGCTGCGAGGCCTGCGGGCGGCGCTTCCCCCTCCCCGAGGCCTTCCCCATCCCCCCCTCCTGCCCGGCCTGCGGGGCGCGGGCCCGGCCCGACGTGGTCTGGTTCGGGGAGCTCCTCCCCGAGGGGGCCTGGGAAAAGGCCTTAAGGGCCTTCTCCGAGGCCGACTTCGCCCTGGTGGTGGGCACCAGCGCGGAGGTGGAGCCCGCGGCCTCCTTGGGCCGCATCGCCTATACGGCAGGGGCCTACCTGGTGGAGGTGAACCCCGAGCCCACCCCCCTCACCCCCTTAGCCCACCTCTCCCTGCGCCTGGGGGCGGTGGAGGGCCTGGAGGCCCTTTACCCCTTGAGCTCGGCCCCGGGGTAGCTCCGGGGGAGGAGCTTCCGCTCCCAGGCGGCTTTAAGAAGCTCCTCCCGGAAGTCCGGGTGGGCCACCTCGATGAGGGCCAGGGCCCGTTCCCTTAGGGAGCGGCCGAAGAGCTCGGCGATGCCCCACTCCGTCACCACGTAGTGCACGTCCGCCCGGGTGGTGACCACCCCCGCCCCCGGCTTCAGGTAGGGGACGATGCGGCTTTGGCCCTTGGCCGTGGAGGGGAGGGCGATGATGGGCTTCCCCCCCTCGCTCCGGGCCGCCCCCCGGATGAAGTCCAGCTGGCCCCCGAAGCCCGAGTAGATGCGGGTGCCGATGGAGTCCGCCACCACCTGGCCCGTGAGGTCCACCTCTATGGCGGAGTTGATGGCCACCATCTTGCGGTTCTGGGCCACCACGAAGGGGTCGTTCACGTAGTCCGCGGGGTGGAGCTCAAAGAGGGGGTTGTCGTGCACGAAGCGGTAAAGCCGTTCCGAGCCCAGGACGAAGGTGCCGATGATCTTGCCCGGGTGGAGGGTCTTCCGCGCCCCGGTGATGAGCCCTTTCTCCAAGGCCTCCAGGACCCCGTCGGAGATCATCTCCGTGTGCACCCCGAGGTCGCGGCGGCCCTCGAGGCTGGCCAGCACCGCGTCGGGGATGGCCCCGATGCCCATCTGCAGGGTGGCCCCGTCCTCAATGAGGCTGGCCACGTGGGCCCCGATGCGCCGCTCCACCTCCCCGAACCCCTCCCGCTTGAGCTCCGGCAGGGGGTAGTCCATCTCCACGATGGCCGTGAAGCGGGACACGTGCACGAAGGTGTCCCCCAGGGTGCGGGGCATCCTGGGGTTCACCAGGGCGATGACCAGGGGGGCGCTTTCCAGGGCGGCCTTGGTGGCGATGACCTCCACCCCCAAGGAGCAGAACCCGTGCTCGTCCGGGGGGGAGACCTGGACAAGCGCGGCGTCCAGGGGGAGGACCCGCCTTTTAAAGAGCCAGGGCACCTGGTGGAGCATGATGGGCACGTAGTCCGCCCGGCCCTCGTTCACCGCGGGCCGGTCCGCCGGGCCCACGAAGAGGGAGCGCCGCCGGAAGTGCCCCTCCATTTCGGGCCCCGCGAAGGGGTCTTCCCCCATCTGCAGGAGGTGGATGAGCTCCACCCCTTCCAGTTCGTCCTTGCGGGCGGCTAGGGCTTTGAGGAGAGGGGTGGGGGTGGCGGCGTTGCCGGAAACGAAGACCCGCATCCCCGAGCGGATGAGGCCCACGGCGTCCTCGAGGCTGGTGAGGCGCTTGCGGTAGGCGCTCACAGCTCACCTCCCTTCTCCCCCCGGAAGAGGTAGGCCCCCGCGCGCAGGGCCTCCGGCCCCTTTTCCCCGAGCTCCTTCAGGTAGGGCAGGAGGTGGAGGGTGAGGGCGTGGCTGGCGGTGCGGGGCACCAGGGCCGGCACGTTGGGCACGCAGAAGTGGGTGACGCCCAGCTCCTGGTAGATCCCCGGGCGGCTGGTCTCCGCCACCCCGCCTTGGTCTATGGCGAAGTCCAGGAGGACGGAGCCGGGCCGCATCCTCTCCAGAAGGCTCCGGGTGAGGAGGATGGGGGTCCTCTCCCCGGGCACCGCCACCGCCCCCACCAGGACGTCCGCGAAGGCGGTGTAGCGCTCCAGCCGGGTCTGGGTGATGAGGGCGGTCACCGCCCCCGCCGCCTCCTGGGCCGCCCGCTCCAGGGCCTTCAGGTCCTGGTCCAGGAGGTAGACGGAGGCCCCGGCCCCCAAGAAGGCCTTGGCCGCGGCCCGGCCCAGGACCCCGGCCCCCAGGATGACCACGTCCGCCGGCGGGATGCCGGGCAGGCCGGAAAGGAGGATCCCCGGCCCCTGGGGGGCCTCCAGGAGGCGGCCTGCGATCTGGGGGGCAAGCCGCCCCGCGATCTCGCTCATGGCCTTAAGCACCGGCCGCTCCTCGGGGGT of the Thermus oshimai DSM 12092 genome contains:
- a CDS encoding SIR2 family NAD-dependent protein deacylase, yielding MGLEEARRRLREAKRVAVLTGAGISKPSGIPTFRDAEGLWKAFNPLDYATPEAYARDPKKVWAWYAWRIAKVREAEPNPAHYALARLEADLLARGGDFLLVTQNVDGLHARAGSKRLVELHGNILRARCEACGRRFPLPEAFPIPPSCPACGARARPDVVWFGELLPEGAWEKALRAFSEADFALVVGTSAEVEPAASLGRIAYTAGAYLVEVNPEPTPLTPLAHLSLRLGAVEGLEALYPLSSAPG
- a CDS encoding alanine dehydrogenase, giving the protein MDFSLPKERGALRALPPWAGEEVRERRVALTPQGVRELVALGHRVFVERGAGEGAGFPDEEYERAGARIVYTQEEAYRRGEVVLRVGRPSLEEIALLRPGTVLLGFLHLAAAESGVLEALEAKGLTAIGYELLGTPEERPVLKAMSEIAGRLAPQIAGRLLEAPQGPGILLSGLPGIPPADVVILGAGVLGRAAAKAFLGAGASVYLLDQDLKALERAAQEAAGAVTALITQTRLERYTAFADVLVGAVAVPGERTPILLTRSLLERMRPGSVLLDFAIDQGGVAETSRPGIYQELGVTHFCVPNVPALVPRTASHALTLHLLPYLKELGEKGPEALRAGAYLFRGEKGGEL
- a CDS encoding acetyl-CoA hydrolase/transferase family protein, producing the protein MSAYRKRLTSLEDAVGLIRSGMRVFVSGNAATPTPLLKALAARKDELEGVELIHLLQMGEDPFAGPEMEGHFRRRSLFVGPADRPAVNEGRADYVPIMLHQVPWLFKRRVLPLDAALVQVSPPDEHGFCSLGVEVIATKAALESAPLVIALVNPRMPRTLGDTFVHVSRFTAIVEMDYPLPELKREGFGEVERRIGAHVASLIEDGATLQMGIGAIPDAVLASLEGRRDLGVHTEMISDGVLEALEKGLITGARKTLHPGKIIGTFVLGSERLYRFVHDNPLFELHPADYVNDPFVVAQNRKMVAINSAIEVDLTGQVVADSIGTRIYSGFGGQLDFIRGAARSEGGKPIIALPSTAKGQSRIVPYLKPGAGVVTTRADVHYVVTEWGIAELFGRSLRERALALIEVAHPDFREELLKAAWERKLLPRSYPGAELKG